Proteins co-encoded in one Centroberyx gerrardi isolate f3 chromosome 18, fCenGer3.hap1.cur.20231027, whole genome shotgun sequence genomic window:
- the mrps10 gene encoding small ribosomal subunit protein uS10m: MAAPMAVSRDICSLARIFVGISQLGTRGLSACRSHRKCNIIRSHLPLTASTSFHTGAVFSSTPSSVTVTDEPDTLFQKVSVLVKGHDRAVLDSYEFFATMTAKELGITLGKVFEPPKDIDRFTLLKSIHIFKKHRVQYEMRTHYRCIELSHVTGCTAQVYLEYIQRNLPEGVAMEVSKTAMEKVPDHILQPIWKDQPTDDKPSQSEQS; the protein is encoded by the exons ATGGCCGCCCCCATGGCTGTCAGTCGAGATATTTGCTCTTTGGCAAGGATATTCGTAGGAATATCACAATTG GGAACAAGAGGTTTGAGCGCCTGTCGAAGTCATAGGAAGTGTAATATAATCCG GTCCCATCTCCCACTGACAGCAAGCACTTCCTTCCACACTGGAGCGGTGTTTTCGTCAACACCTTCATCA GTCACAGTCACAGATGAGCCCGACACATTGTTCCAGAAGGTGTCAGTTctggtcaaaggtcatgacagGGCCGTCTTGGACAGCTATGAGTTCTTTGCCACCATGACAGCTAAGGAGCTGGGCATCACCCTTGGCAAAGT TTTTGAACCTCCCAAAGACATCGACAGGTTTACACTCCTGAAGTCCATCCACATCTTCAAAAAGCACAGGGTCCAGTATGAGATGAGGACGCACTACCGCTGCATAGAG ctGTCTCATGTAACAGGCTGCACGGCCCAGGTGTATCTTGAATATATCCAGAGGAACCTCCCTGAAGGTGTAGCCATGGAGGTGTCCAAG ACCGCCATGGAGAAGGTTCCGGACCACATCCTCCAACCCATATGGAAAGACCAGCCCACCGACGACAaacccagccaatcagagcaatCATAA
- the LOC139928532 gene encoding uncharacterized protein LOC139928532 translates to MEMDADTEEQVTATLKTSKDESEEPVPENKARGRGFRGRGRGGRMGRGNMRGGRGMMMKGFGPPGHGRGRGREGAMNGFGPMRRGMGRMRPYPDLRGHRGGRGGPMGMGPPPPPPPPMHLRGPFPPMHRHGPPPPPPLGHPGFRGRPPHPRGRGMPPPPGPPRHFHPRGPRGYHNGPVSPPHHPPPGRGQRWPGPPGGRRF, encoded by the exons ATGGACGCAGACACAGAAGAACAGGTGACAGCAACCCTAAAGACTTCCAAGGATGAATCTGAGGAGCCCGTACCAGAAAACAAAGCCAG GGGTCGAGGGTTCAGAGGCCGCGGCCGAGGGGGTCGGATGGGTCGGGGCAACATGCGCGGTGGGCGGGGCATGATGATGAAGGGCTTCGGCCCACCTGGACATGGAAGGGGtcgagggagggaaggagccATGAATGGATTCGGACCTATGAG GAGGGGGATGGGGAGGATGAGGCCGTACCCAGACCTTAGAGGCCATCGAGGAGGTAGGGGCGGACCAATGGGCATGggaccccctcctcccccaccaccacccatgCATCTCAGAGGCCCCTTCCCACCCATGCACAG ACATGGaccccctccgcctccccctctGGGGCATCCTGGTTTCAGAGGGCGCCCACCGCACCCTCGAGGCCGAGGCATGCCGCCGCCCCCCGGGCCTCCACGCCACTTCCACCCCAGAGGCCCAAGAGG CTACCACAATGGACCGGTCTCTCCTCCGCATCACCCCCCACCTGGCAGAGGCCAGAGGTGGCCAGGGCCCCCTGGTGGCCGACGCTTTTAA